GGATGGGCACACGATTCATCGCCTCCGCCGAAGCCCATGCCGCGCAGACCTACAAGGATACGGTGGTCGGTGCGGGCGACACGGATACGACCCGTACGCGCTGCTATTCGGGCAAGCCGATGCGCTGCCGGACCAATGATTACATCCTCGATTGGGAACAGCGCCCGGAAGAGATCCAGGCCTTCCCAATGCAGGCTGCCTTGTCGGTGCAGCGGGACGTTCTCGGCGGCATTGGCGGCGTCACGGATGAAACGCGGCTTGATGCGAGCAAATCCTGTTTCGCAATGGGACAGTCGGCTGGCGGTGTAAAAGACATCCTGCCGGTGAAAGAGATTGTCGACCGGATCATGCTGGAAGCTGAGGCGGCGATTGGCCGGGTCGCCGCCCTTCGCGTGACGGAGCCCGCCTAGCCCTGAAACCAATCCGGGCGCTTGAAGTCCATGCCGAGATCGCGCGCGACCTGTTCATGCGCGATCGCCCCGTCGGCGACGGTAAGGCCTTCGGCGAGATGCGGATTGGCGTTCACCGCCTCGCGTCCACCCAGCTTGGCGATCTGCATCACGAAAGGCAGGGTGGCATTGTTCAGCGCATAGGTGGATGTGCGCGGCACGGCGCCGGGCATGTTGGCGACGCAATAGTGCAGGATGCCATCAACCTCATAGATCGGGTCTTCATGCGTGGTCGCGTGTGACGTCTCGAAACATCCGCCCTGGTCAATCGCAATATCCACCAGCACGGCGCCCGGGCGCATGTGCTTGAGCTGGTCACGCGTCACCAGTTTCGGGGCCGACGCCCCGGGAATGAGCACCGCACCAATTACCAGATCAGCCTCACGGACCGCTGCATCGAGCGAGGCCTTGGTCGAGTACATGGTCTTTACGCTGCCATTGAACTGGGCGTCGAGTTCGGCGAGGCGCGCATTGTTGCGATCGAAGACGGTGACGTCAGCGCGCATGCCGACAGCAATCTCTGCGGCATTGGACCCGGAGACCCCACCGCCAATGATGACCACCTTGGCGGGCATTACGCCGGGCACCCCACCGAGCAGGACGCCTCGCCCGCGCTTGGTTTTCATCAGGGCCCAGGCCGCCACTTGCATTGCCATCCGGCCCGCGACCTGGCTCATCGGTGTGAGCAGCGGCAAGCGGCCCTCATCATCTGTGACGGTTTCGTAAGCGATGGCGAGACAGCCACTATCAATCAGCCCCTTGGCCTGGACGGGATCCGGTGCCAGGTGAAGATAGGTGAACAGGGTGTGGTGGGGTTTGAGGCGCGCGGTTTCTTCCGGCTGCGGCTCTTTCACTTTGACGATCAGTTCTGCGGCATCAAACACAGCGTCGGCATCGGCGACAATGGACGCGCCGACATCTGTGTAGGCATCATTGGCGAACCCTGAACCGATACCAGCGCCGTCCTGGATGAACACTTCATGCCCGGCGCGCACCAGCTCGCCGACACTTTCCGGCGTCAATCCGACCCGTGATTCCTGCTTCTTGATTTCTGTTGGCACCCCGATGCGCATGGCCATACTCCCTGTTATGTTTTATCGGGATAATATCGCAAAAAGCTTGCAAAATCTCGCCAAACTACCCATGAAAATAAGCTAGTACGGGAAAAAATCTCATCTATTGAGTTAATCATGACGATTTCCAATCACGACAAGCGCATTCTGGAATTGCTCAGTGAAGATGCCAAGCTGGCGCACTCTGAGATCGGACAGCGCGTTGGGTTGTCGACCTCCTCCGTCCATCGGCGCGTGCGGGCGATGGAAGAAGCCGGCGTCATCGAAGGTTATGGTGTCCGGATAAATGAGGCGGCGCTGGATCGGGCAACAAGCGTGTTTGTCCAGGTCACGCTCAGCAATCAGCAGGATGACGGATTGAAAGCGTTTGAGCAGGCCGCGCGGAACTCACCAGACATAGCCGCCTGCTATCTGATGACCGGAGAGGCGGATTATCTGCTACGTATCGCCGTCAGCGACACGACCGATTATGAGCGCGTCCACCGCGATGTGCTGACCCGATTGCCCAATGTCGAGCGCGTGATTTCCCAGTTCGCGATTCGCACCGTGTGTCAGAAAACCATGCTGCCGACGGTCTAGGCAGGGTTAATCGGTGCGCAGGGAATAGCCCGCAGACCGGACCGTGCGGATCGGATTGGTCCCGCCCTGGCTCATCAAGGCCTTGCGCAGGCGCCCGATATGAACATCGACTGTGCGCGCCTCGACATAGACATCCGCGCCCCAGACCCCGTCCAGCAATTGCTCGCGTGAAAACACACGGCCTGGATGCTGCGCGAAATATTCCAGCAGCCGAAACTCGGTCGGGCCGAGATGGATGTCTTTGCTGTCGCGGGTCACGCGATGCGTGGTGCGGTCAATCTGGATATCGCCAACCCGGATCTGATCATCCATCAGAGCCGGGCGAATCCGGCGCAGCACAGCCTTGACGCGGGCCATGAGTTCATTGGTGGAGAACGGCTTGGTGACATAATCATCTGCGCCGGTTTCAAGCCCGCGAATGCGATCGGCTTCTTCGGTGCGCGCGGTCAGCATGATGATCGGCAGATTTGCCGTTTCCTGGCGCGTACGAACACGGCGGCAAATCTCGATCCCTGAAATCTTGGGCAGCATCCAGTCCAGAAGCATCAGGTCAGGAATGCGTTCGTCGAGCAGCAGCATTGCCTCATCGCCATCGCCCGCAATGGCCGTTTCATAGCCCTCGGATTCCAGATTATATCGCAACAATTCCGCGACAGATTTTTCGTCTTCAGCAATCACAATGAACGGTTTCATGACCTGGCTTCCTTAGCTTTGCTCAGTCTGATTATCACGTGTCTCGTCGGCGCCGATGCGCTCTCCCGTCGCAATGAAGTGCACCACTTTTGCAATATTGGTGGAGTGGTCACCGATGCGTTCGAGGTTCTTGACGATGAACAGGAAGTTTGACCGCGCGTCGAGCTGGTCAGGCGCTTCTGCCATGAAAACGAGCATGGTGCGCAGCAAGCCATTATAGTGGCTATCAATGTCGTCATCCTGGTCAAGCACTTCGATCGCGGCGGCCGCATCGCGGCGCGCATAGGCGTCGAGTGCCTTTTGCAGGATGTTGGACACCGCCTGGCCCATGCGCTCGATCCCGCGCAGAGCGGACCGATTGTCCTCATCCATCACCTTCAGGCTGCGGCGGGAAATGTTCTTGGCCAGGTCGCCAATGCGTTCGATTCCGCCAGCCAGCTTGATCGCGCCGATGACATTGCGAAGGTCCGAAGCCATGGGCTGGCGCAGGGCCAGCATCCGCACGGCCTTGCCTTCGACCTCACGTTCCAGCCGGTCCATTTCCAGATCGCGTTCGATCACGGTCTCGGCCAGCGCGGCGTCGCGATTGACGACGGCCCGTGAGGCGTCCCGGATCATCGCTTCAGCGAGGCCGCCCATGCGCAGAATGTCGGAGGACAATTGCTCCAACTCTTCGCTGAATGCACTGACAATGTGCTGCTGTCTGACCACGTTTTACCTCTTAGCCGAACCGGCCCGTAATATAATCCTGCGTGCGCTGCTCGGCAGGATTGGTGAATATGGTTTCCGTGTCGCCGAACTCGACCAGTTCGCCGACATTGAAAAAGGCTGTTTTCTGGGACACGCGCGCGGCCTGTTGCATCGAATGAGTGACGATGATGATGCAGAAGCGCAGGCGCAGTTCGTCGATTAGCTCCTCGATCCGCGCCGTCGCGATCGGATCCAGCGCGGAACACGGTTCGTCCATCAGGATGACTTCGGGACTGATCGCAATCGCCCGGGCGATGCACAGGCGCTGCTGCTGCCCGCCGGAAAGACTGGTCGCGGTATCGTTCAGGCGATCCTTGACCTCATTCCACAACCCGGCCTTTTGCAGCGATACCCCGACCAGCTGATCAAGATCCGCCTTGCTGTTGGCGAGGCCATGGATGCGCGGCCCATAGGCGACATTGTCATAGACAGATTTCGGGAACGGGTTCGGTTTCTGAAACACCATGCCGACTTTGGCGCGAAGCATGACCGGATCGATGTCCGGACCATTAATGTCCTGGCCATCCATCAGGATCTCGCCCTCCACGCGGGCGCCTTCAATCGTGTCGTTCATCCGGTTCAGGCAGCGCAGGAAGGTCGACTTTCCGCACCCGGATGGGCCGATCAAAGAGGTCACCGCCTTGTCCGGCACCTTGATCG
This DNA window, taken from Hyphomonas sp. Mor2, encodes the following:
- the ald gene encoding alanine dehydrogenase, whose product is MRIGVPTEIKKQESRVGLTPESVGELVRAGHEVFIQDGAGIGSGFANDAYTDVGASIVADADAVFDAAELIVKVKEPQPEETARLKPHHTLFTYLHLAPDPVQAKGLIDSGCLAIAYETVTDDEGRLPLLTPMSQVAGRMAMQVAAWALMKTKRGRGVLLGGVPGVMPAKVVIIGGGVSGSNAAEIAVGMRADVTVFDRNNARLAELDAQFNGSVKTMYSTKASLDAAVREADLVIGAVLIPGASAPKLVTRDQLKHMRPGAVLVDIAIDQGGCFETSHATTHEDPIYEVDGILHYCVANMPGAVPRTSTYALNNATLPFVMQIAKLGGREAVNANPHLAEGLTVADGAIAHEQVARDLGMDFKRPDWFQG
- a CDS encoding Lrp/AsnC family transcriptional regulator → MTISNHDKRILELLSEDAKLAHSEIGQRVGLSTSSVHRRVRAMEEAGVIEGYGVRINEAALDRATSVFVQVTLSNQQDDGLKAFEQAARNSPDIAACYLMTGEADYLLRIAVSDTTDYERVHRDVLTRLPNVERVISQFAIRTVCQKTMLPTV
- the phoB gene encoding phosphate regulon transcriptional regulator PhoB; this translates as MKPFIVIAEDEKSVAELLRYNLESEGYETAIAGDGDEAMLLLDERIPDLMLLDWMLPKISGIEICRRVRTRQETANLPIIMLTARTEEADRIRGLETGADDYVTKPFSTNELMARVKAVLRRIRPALMDDQIRVGDIQIDRTTHRVTRDSKDIHLGPTEFRLLEYFAQHPGRVFSREQLLDGVWGADVYVEARTVDVHIGRLRKALMSQGGTNPIRTVRSAGYSLRTD
- the phoU gene encoding phosphate signaling complex protein PhoU, with product MVRQQHIVSAFSEELEQLSSDILRMGGLAEAMIRDASRAVVNRDAALAETVIERDLEMDRLEREVEGKAVRMLALRQPMASDLRNVIGAIKLAGGIERIGDLAKNISRRSLKVMDEDNRSALRGIERMGQAVSNILQKALDAYARRDAAAAIEVLDQDDDIDSHYNGLLRTMLVFMAEAPDQLDARSNFLFIVKNLERIGDHSTNIAKVVHFIATGERIGADETRDNQTEQS
- the pstB gene encoding phosphate ABC transporter ATP-binding protein PstB, whose translation is MGQSGVFYAGASGIGGAKIVCRDISVHYHDTPAIQNISIKVPDKAVTSLIGPSGCGKSTFLRCLNRMNDTIEGARVEGEILMDGQDINGPDIDPVMLRAKVGMVFQKPNPFPKSVYDNVAYGPRIHGLANSKADLDQLVGVSLQKAGLWNEVKDRLNDTATSLSGGQQQRLCIARAIAISPEVILMDEPCSALDPIATARIEELIDELRLRFCIIIVTHSMQQAARVSQKTAFFNVGELVEFGDTETIFTNPAEQRTQDYITGRFG